The nucleotide sequence GCCTGAAGGCCGTTGATGATGCGGGGTATCGCTGATGCGCGCGCCCGGAATGGCCATCACGCTCGGCCTTACACTTGGCCTGGTCCTGCTCGCGGGCACGGCACGCGCGCAGACGGCGGCACCGCCGACCCGCGACGACATCGTGGGCAAGCTCAACCATTTCGAGGAGGCCGCCGAGGTCGATCTTCCCGCGCTGAAGACGCAGGTGATGGAGCGCGCCAAGACCAGGATCAAGAACGATCCGGGTCCGGTGAACCGACCGCTGATCGCGCCTGATCTCGCCAAGCTGCCGACCTTCAACGCGCAGATCCAGTTCGATGCCGACACGCCGATCATCCAGCCGGCGTCCTACCAGACCGTCGGCCGCATCGCGGACGCGCTGGTTCATTCCTCGCTGCTGCCCTACACCTTCCTGATCGTCGGCCATGTCGAATCCAACACGAAGACGCGCGAGGCCAATGCGATCCTGAGCCAGCGCCGCGCCGACGCGATCCGCGACGTGCTGGTCAACACGTTCAAGATCTCGACCAAGCGACTGCACCCGATCGGCCTCGGCGAGGAGCAGCTTCTCGACCGGGCCAGGCCGACCTCGGCCGCCAACGGCCAGCTGCAAATCCAGACCTATGCCAAGCTGCCGGAGGAGGCGCCGGCGCATCCGGCTGCGGCGCCTGCGCCTGCGGCGAAAAAGCCCGCCAAGAAGCGCTGAGCGAACCGCGTCGGCGCGTCGCGGAACCCTTTGAAATCCTAACCCTTTGTGACCTGTCTCACAGCGCGGCTGCACTGTTCTGCGCGACACTCGCGCCGGTTTGTGCACCGCCCTGTCCGGTGCTATAGCCTGTTTTCGCCCTTCCCGCCCCCATGCTGCACGAGACCGACATGGCCAGTTATTTTCAACGCCAACTGGCCGACTACGTCGAATATCATCGCGATCCCTGGAACTGCGCGATGCACGTGGTCGGTATCCTCCTGCTCTTCACGGGCGCCGTGCTGCCGCTCACGCTCGTGCATTTTCCCGTTTTCGGGGTCGAGGTGAGCCTGGCGGTGATTTTGGCGCTGCCGGTGCTGGTCTACTGGCTGATGCTGGACACCGGGGTCGGGCTCGGCATCCTCGCCGCGATGATCGTGCTGCTATCGGTCGCAACCGCGATCGGCAATCAGGTCTCGATCGTCATGATGTGGTCGATTTTTGCGGTGTTGATCGCATCCGGCGTTGCATCGCAAATCGTCGGCCACAGGGTTTTCGAGGAGCGGCAGCCGTCGATGGTGGACCACCCCGCGCATTTCCTGCTTGGACCGATGTTTGTCATGGCAAAATTATTCATTGCATTGGGCTTCCGTCGCGACCTTGCCGCGATTCTGGCGCCTGTTCCGACCAATTCCCTTTCAACCCGATAGCTCTCGACGCGAAACAGCAAACCTTCTGCATGGCTCTCGTACTGGTTACCGGTGGCAGTGGCTTCATCGGACATCATCTCGTAGAAGCGCTCCGCGCCCGTGGGCAGCGGGTGCGTGTGCTCGATGTTCGTCCGCCGGCCGCGGCGAACGCGGAGGTTGAACACGTCGAGGGTTCGGTGCTCGACGGCGCCGCGGTCGATGCTGCGGTTGCGGGCGTCGATCAGGTCTATCACCTCGCCGGCCTGCCCGGCATGTGGGTCGCCAACAAGCAGGATTTTCACGAGGTCAATTGCCGCGGCACCGAGGTCGTGCTCGCAGCCGCGATGAAGCGCGGGGTCTCGCGCTTTTTGCACTGCTCGACGGAATCGATCCTGTTCCCCTATTCCAATCTGAATGGCGTGGCCGCCGAGGAGGCGCTGCAGCCGGCCGACGCGATGCCCGGCGCCTATACGCGGTCGAAGTCGCTCGCCGAGCATCACGCCGCCAAGGCCGCGGCCGCCGGCTTCCCGCTCGTGATCGGCACGCCGACCATGCCGATCGGTGCCGCCGACCACAATCTGACGCCGCCGACCGCGATGCTCTGGTACTTCCTCCAAAAGAAGGTGCAGCCGCATCTCAACTTCCTGGTCAATCTCGTCGACGTCCGCGACGTCGCGCTGGGCCTCGTGCTGACCATGGAGCGCGGCCGCCTCGGCCAGCGCTACATTCTCGGCGGCGACTGCGTTCCGCTCGGCAACATCCTCCGGATGATGTCGGCGATGAGCGGCCGCCGGCAGTTTCCGGTGGTCGTGCCCGGCAGGATCGCCGAGTTCTCCGCGATCATGCTCGAATCCATCTCCGATCACATCACGCGCCGGCCGCCCAACGGCACCGCCGAGGGCGTGCGCATCGCGCTGGCAGCGAGCGACCTCTCGATCGGCAAGGCCCGCACCGAGCTCGGCTACTCGCCGCGCCCGATCGAACCCGTGCTGCGCGAAACCATCACCCATCTGCTCGCCCGCAATGGCCAGCGGCCCTCCGGCGCCATCGAGCATCACGCGCTGTCCTCGCGCGCGAGCTGAGCTTCCCGCCCAACGCAAAGAACCTTCATGTCCTTCGATTTCAGCAAGCTTCTCTCTGTCGCCTGGGGTGGCTGGACCACCACCTGGCCGACGCAACTGCTCGCCCTGATCTGGCTCGCCTGGCTCGCCAGCTGGGTCGGCGCTTCGTTCTGGCAGGGCCGCACCCAGAAGCAGGTGATGACGCTGGAGTCCGGCCGCTACCGCATCCCGATCCTGGTCGGCGGCATCCTGTTCACGCCGTGGACCGCCGAAGTGCTCGGCGAGAAGCCGCTCTGGGTGTTCAGTAACCTGGCCGTCTACATCGTGGCGCTGATCGTGCTCGCCGGCATCTCCTTTACCTGGTGGGGCCGGCTGCATCTTGGCCAGTTCTGGTCGAACACCATCACCCACAAGGAAGATCACCGCGTCATCGACACCGGCCCCTACGGCATCGTGCGCCATCCGATCTACACCGGCCTGATCCTCGGCATGCTGGTGACCGGCATCGCAGTCGGCACGGTGACCGCAATGCTCGGCGCGATCCTGATCTCGCTCGGCATGTGGCAGAAGGGCCGGATGGAAGAAGTGTTCCTCTCCAAGGAGCTCGGCGAAGACGCCTACGGCGCCTACTGCCGCCGCGTGCCGATGATCATTCCGTTCCTGTCGCCGCGGTGAAGTTCAAGCTGCGCGTACTCCTGGCAAAACCCTGATGCCAAACCCGTCATCCTGAGGTCCGAGGTTCGCGATGCGCATGCATCGCGATCCGAGCCTCGAAGGATGCATGGCCGAAATGCAGCCGGGCCGCACATCCTTCGAGGCCTCCGCTACGCTCCGGCGCCTCAGGATGACGGGGATAGATCGGCGCGCCCGGAACCTTCCAAGGAACCACCCCTCCCCATACCCGTTACCCCTCGACACCTGCACCAACCGCAGAGCATCGAGCGATGTCGGACGCCTACGATTATTTTCGCGCGCATGCGATCGCCGCGCTCCGCAAGGCGCGGGCGCTGCCGCCCGGGCGGCCGAAGCAAAAACAACGCACGGTGGCGCGGGTCTATCATCTCCTGTCCAGGGAGGCCGCGCTCGCGCCGAATGTCCATCATCTGGATGATTTTCGCGCGGCACGGCGGCTGGAGCGGCAAATCGGCCGCTGATCCCCGGGCACAGGCCGTCGGCGTTCGTCCCATGCAAATTCGATCGGCTGCCATTCCACGGGAATAGGCCCCGGCGGCGTACCGCACAGGTTGACGTCCGCCCCATCAGCCAGTTGGATGCGCCCGCAAACAGGGGCTTCTCATGACTTTCTCGAGCATCTTCGCGCAGTTCGTTGCGCTCCTCGGCGGCATCGCGCTGCAATGGCGGAAGCTGTCGGGTACCGAGGCCGCACCGGCCTGGGGCCAGACCCCCGCCATTCCCGAAGCGAAACCGCAAGGTGCGATCCCGACGCTGAAGATGCCGACCGCGCGCGGCTGGAGCGAGGGGCAGAAGCCGACCGTCGCGCCCGGGCTCAAGGTCAACGCCTTCGCGACCGGCCTCGACCATCCGCGCTGGATCGAGGTGCTGCCCAATGGCGACGTGCTGATCGCGGAAGCGACGCAGATCGCGGGCGCGCCGAGGTCGGTGTTTCACTATGCGATGCAGGCGACGATGCGGCGCGCCGCGGCCCTCGGCGTGTCCGCCAACCGCATCACGCTGCTGCGCGACAAGGACGGTGACGGCGTCGCCGAGCATCGCGGCGCCTTCATGGAAAACCTCAACCAGCCCTTCGGCATGGCGCTGGTCGGCGACACCTTCTATGTCGGCAACACCGACGGCGTGATGGCCTTTCCTTACGTCGCCAATGCCGACAGCATCACCGCGCCGGGCAAGCGCCTCACGACGTTCAAGCCGAGCGGCCACTGGACCCGCAGCCTGCTCGCAAGCCCCGACGGCAAGAAGCTCTATGCCGGTGTCGGCTCGCTCAGCAACATCGCCGAGATGGGCATGGAGGTCGAGGAAGGCCGCGCCGCGGTCTATGAGCTCGATCTTGCCGCCGGCACGCATCGCATCTTCGGCGCAGGCCTGCGCAATCCCGTGGGTCTTGCCTGGGAGCCCAATACGAACGTGCTCTGGACCGTCGTCAACGAGCGCGACGGCCTCGGCGACGAGACCCCGCCGGATTATCTCACCTCGGTGCGTGACGGCGGCTTCTACGGCTGGCCCTATTGCTACTGGGGCAAGACGGTCGACGACCGCGTGCCGCAGGACCCGGCGATGGTCGCGAAAGCGCTTCAACCCGACTACGCGCTCGGTGGCCACACCGCTTCGCTCGGCCTGTGCTGGATGCCCGCAGGCACCTTGCCCGGCTTCGGAGACGGCATGGTGATCGGCCAGCACGGCTCGTGGAATCGCAGCAAGCTGTCCGGCTACAAGCTGGTGTTCATCCCGTTCGAGAACGGCAAGCCGTCCGGCCCGGGTCGCGACATCCTGTCGGGCTTCCTGTCCCCGGACGAGAAGGAATCCTACGGCCGCCCGGTCGGCGTCGTGATCGGCCCCGACAAGAAGTCGCTGCTGATGGCCGACGACGTCGGCAACGTGATCTGGCGCGTCACGGGAGCGTAAGAATCACGTCCCCACACACAGCGTGGCGCGCTGCTTGCGCAGCAGCGCGATTACCGACAATGCCGTGATCAGCCCGGTCTTGGGATTCTCGGACGGGATGTTCTCGATGCCCATCGAGAACCGCGCCGAATCCGCCTCGACCTCGATACGGTGAACGTTGCGCGTCACGGTGGGATCGGCCCAGACGTGGATCTGGGTGCGATCGGGCCCGATGCCCGCGAGCGACAGCGCAACGGCGACGTTGACGTTCGCCGGAAAGCCTTTTGCGGCTTCGCGCGCGCTGCCCTCGAACAGTTTGAGCGGCTCGCGCAGATTGTCGATGTCGATGTTGTTCTCGACGATGAACGGTGCGCCCTTCAAGCCGTCGATCGGCTTGCGCGTCACCATCTTCACCGAATGAATGGTGCCGACCGCCGCGGCGTTGACGGCATCGAGCCCGATCAGCGCGCCGGTCGGCACGAGAATGCGGCCGCCCTTGGCGCGGGCGAGATCGACGAGATCAAAATTGTCGAGCAGCCCCCCGACGCTGACGACGACGGCGGACCTGCCGCGCCTCACCGCGGGCTCGACGATCGCGCGCAACTGGCTGCTCGGCGCGCATTCGACCACGATGTCGGCGGCCTCGCCGAGTTGGTCGATCGGCAGGACTTTCGGCGTACGATGCAGGCCGTTGAGGAACGCCTGATGCTTGGCGGGATCACGCACAGCAACGGCAGAAAGCGCCAGCCCCTCGATGCCCTGATCGAGCGCGGTTGCGATCTTGGTGCCGATCGAGCCAAGGCCAGCAATGGCAACGCGCAACTCGTTCGAAGCTTTTTGATCCGTCATCGCATCTCACCTTCTCACCAGGCCAATGTCATAGCCGCTCACGCCTCACGCGCATAGCTGCGCAGGCGCGCTTCCAGCACCGCCAGCATGGCATCGCGGGCCGGATCGCGCGAGCCGCGCAGCCATGCCGCGGCGAGCGGCAGCCGGCCGACGGGGCCGCTCTGCTTCGGCCGCAGTGGCACGAAGCGCACGCCCGTCACCGCCATCCGCGTCGTCCAGCGCGGCACGATGGCAACGCCGAGCTTGGTTGCCACCAGATGGATGATGGTCTGCTTCTCGTCGGCGACCTGCACGATGCGCGGCGTCAGCCCGGCCTGCTCGAACAATTTGATGGTGAGGTCGTGACTGTGCGGTCGCGAGCGGCGGTCCGGCACCAGCATCGCCTCCTCGGCGATTTCCGCCAATGCGATCGACTTCTTTCCGGCCAGCGCATGCCGCTGCGGGAACGCCACGATGGCGGTTTCCTGGAGCAGGTCGCGGAATTCGAGCCGCTTGTCCGGCTGGACCGGCGGGCGGACGAAGGCGAGATCGAGCGCGCCGGTTAAAATCTTCGGCAGCAGCCGGATGGTCTTGTCTTCGAGGAGCTGGACCGCAATCTCAGGATGCTTGTCGCGGAAATCCCGCAGCAGCGGCGGCAGCAATCCCGCCGCCGCGCTGTCGATGGCGCCGACCCGCAGGCGCCGCGCGGCGCCCGCGCGCGAGCGATTGCGCAAATTGCTCTCGACCGCCTCGACCTTGGCGAGGATGGCGCGGGCGTCGCGCAGCAGCGTCGTGCCGTCTTCCGTGAGTGAAACGGCCCGCGTCGTCCGGGCGAACAGCCGCGTGCCCAGATCCTCTTCCAGCAGCCTGATCTGACGGCCGAGGGCGGACGGCAGCATCTGAAGCTGCTGCGCTGCACGGCCAAAATGCAACTGCTCGGCCGCCGTCACGAAGCATCGGAGCTGATGCAATTCCATCCTGGTCCTCTCGTCTTCCGGCCTGATTATATCATTTTTTTGTATAAACCAGCGCCAATTGAGTATGCCTCCCGCCCCCGCCTAGGCTCGCTGCCGCACAACGAAAACCGGTTTCAGGAGGTCAGGGTGACGAGCGAGATTCAGACGCGCGTGCTGCGCAAGATCACCTGGCGCATCGTTCCCTTCATCATGCTGCTGTACTTCGTGGCCTTCATCGACCGCGTCAATATCGGCTTCGCCTCGCTGACGATGAACAAGGACATCGGCCTGTCGCCCACCGTTTACGGTTTTGGTGCCGGCATCTTCTTCTGGGGCTATTTCCTGTTCGAGGTGCCCTCCAACATCATCCTGCACAAGGTCGGCGCGCGGATCTGGATCGCCCGGGTGATGATCACCTGGGGCCTCGTCTCGGCGGCGATGGCCTTCGTGCAGGGCGCGACCAGCTTCTACATCCTGCGCTTCCTGCTCGGCGTCGCCGAAGCCGGCTTCTTTCCGGGCATCATCCTCTACCTCTCCTACTGGTTCCCGGCGCGCCAGCGCGCCGCGGTGACCGCGCTGTTCATGGCCGCCGCCCCGCTCTCGACGGTGCTGGGCTCGCCGATCTCGGGCGCGCTGCTGGAGATGGACGGCCTGTTCGGCTTCAAGGGCTGGCAATGGCTGTTCGTGCTGGAGGCGCTGCCGGCCGTGCTGCTCGGCTTCGTCGTGCTGGCCTTCCTGACCGATCGCCCCGAGAAAGCGAAATGGCTTGCCGAGGACGAGCGCCGCTGGCTGGTCGAGACCATGAACGCTGAGACCACCCGCAAGGCTGCAACCGCGAGCCACAGCGTCTGGCGCGGGCTTGCCGATCCGCGCGTGCTGGCACTGGCACTGATCTATTTCGGCACCTCGGCCGGCCTCTACACGCTCGGCGTCTGGGCGCCGCAGATCATCAAGCAGTTCGGGCTGTCCTCGCTTCAGGTCGGTTTCCTCAATGCACTGCCGGCCACCGCCGCCGTCGTCGCCATGATCCTGTGGGCGCGGCATTCGGACCGCACCGGCGAACGCACCTGGCATGTCGTGTGGGCCTGCCTGATTGCGGCTGCGGGCCTCGCCTATGCAGGGCTCGCGGCCGGCGTCGTCGCCGTGCTGGTCGCGCTGGCGCTGGTCAACATCGGCATCTCCTCGGCAAAACCGCCGTTGTGGAGCATGCCGACGCTGTTCCTGTCCGGCCCCGCGGCCGCAGCCGGGATCGCCACCATCAACTCGATCGGCAATCTCGGCGGCTTCGTCGGTCCTGCCATGATCGGCTGGATCAAGGACCAGACCGGCAGTTTTGTCGGCGGACTCTATTTCGTCAGCGGCCTGCTCATTCTCTCGGCGGCCCTCACCCTGCTATTGTCGCGCGCGAAAACCGCGCCCGTCGAACCCGTCTCGCAATCCCACTGATCTCTCAAACGGAGCACCTCCATGCGCACCCATTCGATCGCAGCCATCCCCGCCGACGGCATCGGCCCCGAGGTGATCTCGGCCGGTGTCCGCGTGCTGGAGGCGCTGGCGAAACGCAGCGGCGACCTCGCCTTCACCATCAAGACGTTCGACTGGGGCTCGGACTATTACAAGAAGCACGGCGTGATGATGCCGGCCGACGGTCTCACTGAGCTGAAGAAGTTCGACGCGATCTATTTCGGCGCGGTCGGCGCGCCCGATGTGCCCGACCACATCACGCTGTGGGGCCTGCGCCTGCCGATCTGCCAGGGTTTTGACCAATACGCCAATGTGCGGCCGACCAAGATTTTGCCGGGCGTGGCATCGCCGCTGCGCAATGTCGGTGTCGGCGATCTCGACTGGGTGATCGTGCGCGAGAACTCGGAAGGCGAATATGCCGGCATGGGCGGCCGCGCGCACAAGGGCCTCCCCGAGGAGGTCGGCACCGAGGTCGCCGTGTTCACCCGCGTCGGCGTCACCCGGATCATGCGCTATGCGTTCCAGCTCGCGCAGTCGCGTCCGCGCAAATTCCTGACCGTCGTGACCAAGTCGAACGCGCAGCGCCATGGCATGGTGATGTGGGATGAGATCGCCGCCGAAGTCGCCGGCGAATTCCCCGACGTCACCTGGGACAAGATGCTGGTCGATGCCATGACGGTGCGCATGACGCTGCATCCGAAGAGCCTCGACACCATCGTCGCGACCAATCTCCACGCCGACATCCTCTCGGACCTCGCCGGCGCGCTGGCGGGGAGCCTCGGCGTGGCGCCGACCGGAAACATCGATCCGCAGCGCCGCTTCCCCTCGATGTTCGAGCCGATCCACGGCTCGGCCTTCGACATCACCGGCAAGGGCATCGCCAACCCGGTCGCGACGTTCTGGACCGGCGCACAGATGCTCGAGCATCTCGGCGAGAAGGACGCGGCCATGCGGCTGATGGCGGCGGTGGAGCGCGTCTGCGCGGCCGGCGTGCTCACGCCCGATGTCGGCGGCAAGGCGACGACAAAGGACGTGACGGATGCCGTGATCGACGCGATCCACGGGTCGAACCTCTAACGACTAATTCCAACCAGGCAGAGCCGTCCCGTCGCCCGACATCATTGTACGCCATGGCGGACGAAGTCGTCACCGACCGTGGCCTCGATGATCCTCGCTGCGGAGATGTCGCTATCACCACCGGCTTTGTCACCTCGCCTGAGCCTGGCAAGCCCGCGGCCGTAAAGCGCACTTGCCAGCCTTGGCTCGAGCCGCAGCGCTGAATCGTAGTCATCGATGGCCGCGGGAAGCTGGTTCATCTTCAAATGGATCAGCGCTCGCGAGTCGTAGGTCGCGGCACTGTTCGATCCCGCCTGAAGCGCCCTGTTGCAGTCGTCGAGTCCGGCCTGCAGATTGCCCAGCACCGCCCTGATCCAGCAGCGTCCGCTCCAGGCAAGACTCAAAGTCGGATCGAGACGAATGGCCTCGTCGAAATCGCGAGCGGCACGCTCGTACTGGCCCATTTTGAGGTAGGCTTCCGCGCGGTTGGCGAAGGCGCCGCCATATTTGGGGTTGAGCTTGATTGCCTGGTCGAATGCCTTGACCGCATCGTCATAGGCTCCCTTCCTGAGATACGCCACGCCGCGGTTGTTCACCGGCTTGACGTAATCTCGCGCGAGCTCGATCGCCCGATCGAAATCCCTGATCGCGCGGTCGTATTCCGCCGTTGCGGTATAAGCATTGCCACGATTGTTGTACGCCACAGCCAGCGCATCCGCCTTGGTCTCACCCGAATCAATGAGCGCCGTACAGCCGACGATCCGCGCTTGGGGCGAAATGC is from Bradyrhizobium xenonodulans and encodes:
- a CDS encoding OmpA family protein, whose protein sequence is MRAPGMAITLGLTLGLVLLAGTARAQTAAPPTRDDIVGKLNHFEEAAEVDLPALKTQVMERAKTRIKNDPGPVNRPLIAPDLAKLPTFNAQIQFDADTPIIQPASYQTVGRIADALVHSSLLPYTFLIVGHVESNTKTREANAILSQRRADAIRDVLVNTFKISTKRLHPIGLGEEQLLDRARPTSAANGQLQIQTYAKLPEEAPAHPAAAPAPAAKKPAKKR
- a CDS encoding tetratricopeptide repeat protein — protein: MSAAIIDRVALVLALLLLCSPALAEQPQKNGQLKNIEQCNGADRISPQARIVGCTALIDSGETKADALAVAYNNRGNAYTATAEYDRAIRDFDRAIELARDYVKPVNNRGVAYLRKGAYDDAVKAFDQAIKLNPKYGGAFANRAEAYLKMGQYERAARDFDEAIRLDPTLSLAWSGRCWIRAVLGNLQAGLDDCNRALQAGSNSAATYDSRALIHLKMNQLPAAIDDYDSALRLEPRLASALYGRGLARLRRGDKAGGDSDISAARIIEATVGDDFVRHGVQ
- a CDS encoding LysR family transcriptional regulator, producing MELHQLRCFVTAAEQLHFGRAAQQLQMLPSALGRQIRLLEEDLGTRLFARTTRAVSLTEDGTTLLRDARAILAKVEAVESNLRNRSRAGAARRLRVGAIDSAAAGLLPPLLRDFRDKHPEIAVQLLEDKTIRLLPKILTGALDLAFVRPPVQPDKRLEFRDLLQETAIVAFPQRHALAGKKSIALAEIAEEAMLVPDRRSRPHSHDLTIKLFEQAGLTPRIVQVADEKQTIIHLVATKLGVAIVPRWTTRMAVTGVRFVPLRPKQSGPVGRLPLAAAWLRGSRDPARDAMLAVLEARLRSYAREA
- a CDS encoding aspartate dehydrogenase translates to MTDQKASNELRVAIAGLGSIGTKIATALDQGIEGLALSAVAVRDPAKHQAFLNGLHRTPKVLPIDQLGEAADIVVECAPSSQLRAIVEPAVRRGRSAVVVSVGGLLDNFDLVDLARAKGGRILVPTGALIGLDAVNAAAVGTIHSVKMVTRKPIDGLKGAPFIVENNIDIDNLREPLKLFEGSAREAAKGFPANVNVAVALSLAGIGPDRTQIHVWADPTVTRNVHRIEVEADSARFSMGIENIPSENPKTGLITALSVIALLRKQRATLCVGT
- a CDS encoding PQQ-dependent sugar dehydrogenase; this encodes MTFSSIFAQFVALLGGIALQWRKLSGTEAAPAWGQTPAIPEAKPQGAIPTLKMPTARGWSEGQKPTVAPGLKVNAFATGLDHPRWIEVLPNGDVLIAEATQIAGAPRSVFHYAMQATMRRAAALGVSANRITLLRDKDGDGVAEHRGAFMENLNQPFGMALVGDTFYVGNTDGVMAFPYVANADSITAPGKRLTTFKPSGHWTRSLLASPDGKKLYAGVGSLSNIAEMGMEVEEGRAAVYELDLAAGTHRIFGAGLRNPVGLAWEPNTNVLWTVVNERDGLGDETPPDYLTSVRDGGFYGWPYCYWGKTVDDRVPQDPAMVAKALQPDYALGGHTASLGLCWMPAGTLPGFGDGMVIGQHGSWNRSKLSGYKLVFIPFENGKPSGPGRDILSGFLSPDEKESYGRPVGVVIGPDKKSLLMADDVGNVIWRVTGA
- a CDS encoding methyltransferase family protein, whose product is MSFDFSKLLSVAWGGWTTTWPTQLLALIWLAWLASWVGASFWQGRTQKQVMTLESGRYRIPILVGGILFTPWTAEVLGEKPLWVFSNLAVYIVALIVLAGISFTWWGRLHLGQFWSNTITHKEDHRVIDTGPYGIVRHPIYTGLILGMLVTGIAVGTVTAMLGAILISLGMWQKGRMEEVFLSKELGEDAYGAYCRRVPMIIPFLSPR
- a CDS encoding NAD-dependent epimerase/dehydratase family protein, translated to MALVLVTGGSGFIGHHLVEALRARGQRVRVLDVRPPAAANAEVEHVEGSVLDGAAVDAAVAGVDQVYHLAGLPGMWVANKQDFHEVNCRGTEVVLAAAMKRGVSRFLHCSTESILFPYSNLNGVAAEEALQPADAMPGAYTRSKSLAEHHAAKAAAAGFPLVIGTPTMPIGAADHNLTPPTAMLWYFLQKKVQPHLNFLVNLVDVRDVALGLVLTMERGRLGQRYILGGDCVPLGNILRMMSAMSGRRQFPVVVPGRIAEFSAIMLESISDHITRRPPNGTAEGVRIALAASDLSIGKARTELGYSPRPIEPVLRETITHLLARNGQRPSGAIEHHALSSRAS
- a CDS encoding Mpo1 family 2-hydroxy fatty acid dioxygenase; protein product: MLHETDMASYFQRQLADYVEYHRDPWNCAMHVVGILLLFTGAVLPLTLVHFPVFGVEVSLAVILALPVLVYWLMLDTGVGLGILAAMIVLLSVATAIGNQVSIVMMWSIFAVLIASGVASQIVGHRVFEERQPSMVDHPAHFLLGPMFVMAKLFIALGFRRDLAAILAPVPTNSLSTR
- a CDS encoding tartrate dehydrogenase → MRTHSIAAIPADGIGPEVISAGVRVLEALAKRSGDLAFTIKTFDWGSDYYKKHGVMMPADGLTELKKFDAIYFGAVGAPDVPDHITLWGLRLPICQGFDQYANVRPTKILPGVASPLRNVGVGDLDWVIVRENSEGEYAGMGGRAHKGLPEEVGTEVAVFTRVGVTRIMRYAFQLAQSRPRKFLTVVTKSNAQRHGMVMWDEIAAEVAGEFPDVTWDKMLVDAMTVRMTLHPKSLDTIVATNLHADILSDLAGALAGSLGVAPTGNIDPQRRFPSMFEPIHGSAFDITGKGIANPVATFWTGAQMLEHLGEKDAAMRLMAAVERVCAAGVLTPDVGGKATTKDVTDAVIDAIHGSNL
- a CDS encoding MFS transporter, coding for MTSEIQTRVLRKITWRIVPFIMLLYFVAFIDRVNIGFASLTMNKDIGLSPTVYGFGAGIFFWGYFLFEVPSNIILHKVGARIWIARVMITWGLVSAAMAFVQGATSFYILRFLLGVAEAGFFPGIILYLSYWFPARQRAAVTALFMAAAPLSTVLGSPISGALLEMDGLFGFKGWQWLFVLEALPAVLLGFVVLAFLTDRPEKAKWLAEDERRWLVETMNAETTRKAATASHSVWRGLADPRVLALALIYFGTSAGLYTLGVWAPQIIKQFGLSSLQVGFLNALPATAAVVAMILWARHSDRTGERTWHVVWACLIAAAGLAYAGLAAGVVAVLVALALVNIGISSAKPPLWSMPTLFLSGPAAAAGIATINSIGNLGGFVGPAMIGWIKDQTGSFVGGLYFVSGLLILSAALTLLLSRAKTAPVEPVSQSH